From one Brachypodium distachyon strain Bd21 chromosome 4, Brachypodium_distachyon_v3.0, whole genome shotgun sequence genomic stretch:
- the LOC100820935 gene encoding protein LAZY 1 — MTLLGWMHRKLRSNNDVFKEFNTGGGGSCNCITGLASPDGEYFVDGTFAAANHHSQPMDADVDDLFAFGGSGLLTIGTLGFAAAVTTIPGDDGEHDAEDEADHDDADVDVQSNDADDDGTDNDADDGAVTPTFTFPAPAEMGVEAIAEKDDGATTEDDLMLVSAELEKVLGATANGDVPSARVSFAATDCPLQGFLFGSPVCSDAESKRDSAGGGGRRASLGELFLRTRFAEENKVALVTVAEGEDGGEGDKAEGKGGGGGGGRKRMKKWKVKDEKGAGADGSRVDPKVTKSKFQKILQIFHRKVYPEGTAILARNLTKKNRKRGAPDNGDGGPGTDEPVVPPKRTGPRMPSLGCCANRASFSASPDHRGELLNGSKSGHWIKTDADYLVLEL, encoded by the exons ATGACG CTTCTTGGTTGGATGCACCGAAAGCTGCGAAGCAACAATGACGTGTTCAAAGAGTTCAACACCGGCGGAG GTGGGTCCTGCAACTGCATCACTGGACTGGCCTCCCCGGACGGCGAGTACTTCGTCGACGGcaccttcgccgccgccaatcATCACTCGCAGCCTATGGACGCCGATGTCGACGACCTCTTCGCcttcggcggcagcggcctcCTCACCATCGGCACGCTaggcttcgccgccgccgtcaccaccATCCCCGGAGACGACGGAGAgcacgacgccgaggacgaagCAGACCACGACGATGCCGATGTTGATGTTCAGAGcaacgacgccgacgacgacggcaccgacaacgacgccgacgacggcgccgtcacgcccaccttcaccttccccGCGCCGGCCGAGATGGGCGTCGAGGCGATCGCGGAGAAGGACGACGGCGCGACCACGGAGGACGACCTGATGCTGGTGAGCGCGGAGCTGGAGAAGGTCCTCGGGGCCACCGCCAACGGCGACGTGCCTTCGGCGCGGGTGAGCTTCGCCGCTACCGACTGCCCGCTGCAGGGCTTCCTGTTCGGCTCCCCGGTGTGCAGCGACGCCGAGTCGAAGCGGGAcagcgccggtggcggcgggcggcgcgcgtcgCTCGGCGAGCTGTTCCTGCGCACGCGCTTTGCGGAAGAGAACAAGGTGGCCCTGGTGACCGTCGCGGAGGGGGAGGACGGCGGGGAAGGAGACAAGGCGGAGGggaaaggcggcggcggcggcggcgggcgcaaGAGGATGAAGAAGTGGAAGGTCAAGGATGAGAAGGGCGCCGGGGCCGATGGATCACGGGTCGATCCAAAGGTGACCAAGAGCAAGTTTCAGAAG ATCCTTCAAATCTTCCACAGGAAAGTGTACCCTGAGGGTACTGCGATCCTGGCTAGGAACCTGACCAAGAAGAACCGCAAGCGCGGCGCTCCCGacaacggcgacggcggccctGGCACAGACGAGCCGGTGGTGCCACCAAAGAGGACCGGGCCGCGCATGCCGAGCCTTGGCTGCTGCGCCAACCGGGCCTCCTTCAGCGCCTCCCCGGATCACAGGGGCGAGCTGCTCAATGGCAGCAAGAGCGGCCACTGGATCAAGACCGACGCAGACT ACTTGGTGCTGGAATTATAG
- the LOC100846345 gene encoding ABC transporter I family member 11, chloroplastic isoform X2, with the protein MFAAATVAIPPAVSPSLAKRNRGFSWSCRAERISAGYSQLEVRKVSYRPPGTEQNLLNETSLTLQEKSFGLIFGRSGSGKTTLLQLLAGLSEPTSGSICIQKYDGIGNPTGLSELLTSQRVGIVFQFPERYFLADTILEEITFGWPRQKADFLLREQLTLKLQNAIHSVGLNTISWDEDPQSLSGGFKRRLALAIQLVQTPDLLLLDEPLAGLDWKARADVVNLLKDLKKDHTILVVSHDLSSTQSVSWKQITSNIFLWVITSNHAA; encoded by the exons ATGTTCGCCGCAGCCACTGTTGCGATTCCTCCAGCAGTTTCGCCTTCTCTGGCGAAAAGGAACAG GGGATTTTCTTGGAGCTGTCGAGCGGAACGGATTTCGGCTGGGTACTCCCAGTTGGAG GTTCGAAAAGTCAGCTATCGGCCTCCTGGTACTGAGCAAAACTtgttgaatgaaaccagtctCACTCTTCAGGAGAAAAG TTTTGGTCTGATTTTTGGACGAAGTGGGAGTGGAAAGACCACTCTTTTACAG ctTTTGGCGGGActatcagaacctacctctGGGTCAATCTGCATTCAGAAGTATGATGGCATTGGAAATCCTACGGGTCTGTCAGAGTTGTTAACTTCTCAAAGAGTTGGTATTGTATTTCAGTTTCCTGAGAG GTACTTCTTAGCGGATACTATCCTTGAAGAAATTACTTTTGGTTGGCCGAGGCAAAAGGCAGACTTTCTTTTGAGGGAGCAGCTCACTTTAAAACTTCAAAATGCCATTCACTCG GTTGGTCTGAATACCATTTCCTGGGACGAAGATCCACAGTCTCTCAGTGGTGGGTTTAAGCGGCGACTTGCCTTGGCAATTCAACTG GTTCAAACTCCTGACTTATTGTTGCTTGACGAACCCCTTGCTGGTCTTG ATTGGAAAGCTCGGGCTGATGTTGTGAATCTTCTGAAGGATCTAAAGAAAGACCACACGATACTGGTCGTAAGTCATGACCTAAG TTCCACTCAGTCTGTCAGCTGGAAGCAAATAACttctaatatttttttgtggGTAATAACTTCTAATCATGCAGCTTGA
- the LOC100846649 gene encoding probable WRKY transcription factor 75: MENYSNLFSTQPSSSTSNSYHFMGTSAAASSHDRHHHGQPCNSGGSLSHGLFSNSKQQQDGGDEGARSSPHGRGESSAGPDGTGGEADVVVEKKKGEKKERRPRYAFQTRSQVDILDDGYRWRKYGQKAVKNNNFPRSYYRCTHQGCNVKKQVQRLSRDEGVVVTTYEGTHTHPIEKSNDNFEHILTQMQVYSGLNNVPTAFSNHMFQ, from the exons ATGGAAAATTATTCTAATCTCTTTTCGACGCAGCCCTCTTCTTCTACGTCCAACTCCTACCACTTCATGGGTACTTCAGCCGCCGCGAGCAGCCATGACCGTCACCACCACGGACAACCGTGCAACAGCGGCGGCAGCTTGAGCCATGGCTTGTTCTCCAACtcaaagcagcagcaggatgGTGGTGATGAAGGTGCAAGAAGTAGTCCACATGGCCGGGGAGAATCTTCGGCAGGGCCTGATGGCACGGGCGGTGAGGCGGATGTCGTcgttgagaagaagaaaggcgAGAAGAAGGAGCGGCGACCTCGGTATGCCTTCCAGACGCGCAGCCAGGTCGACATCCTCGACGACGGCTACCGGTGGAGGAAATACGGGCAGAAGGCCGTCAAGAACAACAACTTCCCCAG GAGCTATTACAGGTGCACGCACCAAGGGTGCAACGTGAAGAAGCAGGTGCAGCGGTTGTCGCGTGACGAAGGGGTGGTGGTGACCACGTACGAGGGCACACACACGCACCCCATCGAGAAGTCCAACGACAACTTCGAGCATATCCTCACTCAGATGCAGGTCTACTCAGGGCTCAACAACGTCCCCACAGCCTTTAGCAACCACATGTTTCAATGA
- the LOC100846345 gene encoding ABC transporter I family member 11, chloroplastic isoform X1 produces MFAAATVAIPPAVSPSLAKRNRGFSWSCRAERISAGYSQLEVRKVSYRPPGTEQNLLNETSLTLQEKSFGLIFGRSGSGKTTLLQLLAGLSEPTSGSICIQKYDGIGNPTGLSELLTSQRVGIVFQFPERYFLADTILEEITFGWPRQKADFLLREQLTLKLQNAIHSVGLNTISWDEDPQSLSGGFKRRLALAIQLVQTPDLLLLDEPLAGLDWKARADVVNLLKDLKKDHTILVVSHDLRELCPLVDRSWRMEMGGILKEEALPV; encoded by the exons ATGTTCGCCGCAGCCACTGTTGCGATTCCTCCAGCAGTTTCGCCTTCTCTGGCGAAAAGGAACAG GGGATTTTCTTGGAGCTGTCGAGCGGAACGGATTTCGGCTGGGTACTCCCAGTTGGAG GTTCGAAAAGTCAGCTATCGGCCTCCTGGTACTGAGCAAAACTtgttgaatgaaaccagtctCACTCTTCAGGAGAAAAG TTTTGGTCTGATTTTTGGACGAAGTGGGAGTGGAAAGACCACTCTTTTACAG ctTTTGGCGGGActatcagaacctacctctGGGTCAATCTGCATTCAGAAGTATGATGGCATTGGAAATCCTACGGGTCTGTCAGAGTTGTTAACTTCTCAAAGAGTTGGTATTGTATTTCAGTTTCCTGAGAG GTACTTCTTAGCGGATACTATCCTTGAAGAAATTACTTTTGGTTGGCCGAGGCAAAAGGCAGACTTTCTTTTGAGGGAGCAGCTCACTTTAAAACTTCAAAATGCCATTCACTCG GTTGGTCTGAATACCATTTCCTGGGACGAAGATCCACAGTCTCTCAGTGGTGGGTTTAAGCGGCGACTTGCCTTGGCAATTCAACTG GTTCAAACTCCTGACTTATTGTTGCTTGACGAACCCCTTGCTGGTCTTG ATTGGAAAGCTCGGGCTGATGTTGTGAATCTTCTGAAGGATCTAAAGAAAGACCACACGATACTGGTCGTAAGTCATGACCTAAG AGAACTATGCCCTCTAGTAGACCGCTCGTGGAGAATGGAAATGGGTGGAATTTTGAAGGAGGAAGCTTTACCTGTATAG